The Microbulbifer hydrolyticus genome has a segment encoding these proteins:
- the bioC gene encoding malonyl-ACP O-methyltransferase BioC, with amino-acid sequence MIPASGEKMRGEIKSIALLHGWGGDARCWAPLVEALHGVPQSLHCIDLPGFGRDAERDWPQTEQLLADLDMQLPEDCLLVGWSLGGMLAVQLAARSHKVRALVTIAANASFTERADWPGMPQPVFESFCAAQQQEPVKNWQRFCGLEARGDRDMRSLLKVLKRWQPETIPASWGDALACLGSLDNRSILASLAIPSLHIYGAGDALVPLAAAEKMQAQNYPVNILRDTGHCPHLSRPEQVAALIRSVLTDSNSESMAPPLDKAAVARAFGRAAGSYDAAAHLQRAVCRELLGRAEKDSSPKRILDLGSGTGYGSELLRRRFPDAEIVALDIAPAMLAYARSHRPVADAYIAADAEQLPLADGSIDLVFSSFALQWCYRLPQLFAEIRRIMAPGARALVSTLIPGTLGELEDSWAAVDKAVHVNRFLPAEAWQRACTANALDCTPGTEQRVLHFDSVKTLMRELKSIGAHNVNHAAGKGLLSRERLRRLIAAYEQKRTEAGLPATYQVLYLDLENRASAASAMALETPSGQCESG; translated from the coding sequence ATGATCCCGGCGAGTGGTGAGAAAATGCGTGGTGAGATAAAAAGTATCGCCCTGCTGCACGGCTGGGGCGGTGACGCCCGCTGCTGGGCGCCGCTTGTGGAAGCGCTACATGGGGTACCCCAAAGCCTGCACTGTATTGACCTGCCCGGTTTTGGACGCGATGCCGAGCGGGACTGGCCGCAGACGGAACAGCTGCTGGCGGATCTGGATATGCAGCTGCCGGAAGACTGTCTGTTAGTGGGCTGGTCCCTCGGCGGCATGCTCGCGGTACAGCTGGCCGCACGCTCGCACAAGGTCCGCGCACTGGTCACCATTGCCGCCAACGCCAGTTTCACCGAGCGCGCCGACTGGCCGGGTATGCCGCAGCCCGTGTTTGAAAGTTTCTGCGCGGCGCAGCAGCAAGAGCCGGTAAAAAACTGGCAGCGCTTCTGTGGCCTGGAAGCTCGCGGTGACCGCGATATGCGCAGTCTGTTGAAAGTGCTCAAGCGCTGGCAGCCGGAGACCATCCCTGCAAGCTGGGGCGATGCGCTGGCCTGCCTTGGCAGCCTCGACAACCGCAGTATTCTCGCCAGCCTGGCTATTCCCTCTCTGCATATTTACGGTGCCGGTGATGCACTGGTGCCGCTGGCGGCGGCGGAAAAAATGCAGGCCCAGAATTACCCGGTAAATATCCTCCGGGATACCGGCCATTGCCCGCACCTCTCTCGCCCGGAACAAGTGGCGGCGCTGATTCGCTCAGTGCTGACGGACAGTAATTCTGAGTCCATGGCCCCGCCTCTGGATAAAGCCGCAGTCGCGCGGGCATTTGGCCGTGCGGCCGGCAGTTACGATGCCGCCGCCCATTTACAACGCGCGGTGTGCCGCGAACTGTTGGGGCGTGCGGAAAAAGACAGCTCGCCAAAGCGGATTTTGGATCTCGGCAGCGGCACCGGCTACGGTAGCGAATTGTTGCGCCGGCGCTTCCCGGATGCGGAAATCGTCGCCCTCGATATCGCCCCGGCGATGCTGGCGTATGCACGCAGCCATCGACCGGTGGCGGATGCGTATATCGCCGCGGATGCGGAGCAGTTGCCGTTGGCCGATGGGTCCATCGACCTGGTGTTTTCCAGCTTTGCCCTGCAGTGGTGTTACCGCCTGCCGCAACTGTTCGCAGAAATCCGCCGTATTATGGCGCCGGGTGCCCGCGCGCTGGTTTCCACGCTGATACCGGGAACCCTTGGCGAACTGGAAGACAGTTGGGCGGCGGTGGATAAGGCGGTACATGTGAACCGGTTCCTGCCCGCGGAAGCCTGGCAGCGGGCCTGCACGGCCAATGCGCTGGATTGTACGCCGGGTACCGAGCAGCGGGTGTTGCATTTCGATAGCGTGAAGACGCTGATGCGGGAACTGAAAAGTATCGGCGCCCACAACGTCAATCACGCCGCGGGCAAGGGACTGTTGAGCCGCGAGCGCCTGCGCCGGCTGATAGCCGCCTATGAACAAAAGCGCACCGAAGCCGGTTTGCCGGCGACCTACCAGGTGCTGTATCTCGACCTCGAAAACCGCGCGTCCGCTGCATCCGCTATGGCGCTGGAGACCCCTTCTGGCCAGTGTGAAAGCGGTTAG